Below is a genomic region from Pirellulales bacterium.
GGCCGCGACGTTGCGTTTTGCGCGCATACGATTTTGCACGACGAAGACCTGTTGATTGTCCCCGACGCGACCAAGGATGCGCGGTTCGCCGACAATCCGTTCGTGACCGGCGAACCGGGCCTGCGTTTTTACGCTGGGGCGGTTTTGCGTAATGAGGACGGCCTGCCGCTCGGCACGGTCTGCGTGGTCGACTACAAACCGCGTCAGCTCGATGCGCGGCAACGCAACCTTCTTCATCTGATGGCCCGGCAGGTGATGGCCCAGATCGCCTTGCGGCGCGAGGTTGCCGAACGCCGCGCGGCGGAACAGCAACAACAGTTGTTGATCGCCGAACTCCATCACCGCGTCAAAAATACGCTGGCGACGGTGCAGGCCGTGATTCAGATGAGCCTGCGCGCCGCCACCGACATCGACAGCTTTCGCGACAGCATTGTTGCGCGCATTGCCTCGCTCGCCAACACGCACACGCTGCTCATCGACCGGCGCTGGGGCTCGATATCGTTTGCCGAATTGATCGCCAGCGAGTTGGCGCCCTATGATCGCACCGGCCGGTTGAACCTCGAAGGCCCGGACTTCAAGTTGCCCGCGCAGGGCGCCGTAACGTTCGGCATGGTGCTCCACGAGCTGACCACGAATGCCAGCAAATACGGCGCGCTCTCGCGCGACGAAGGCAAGCTTGCCGTAAGCTGGACGCTGGTCGATGAAGGTGACGATCAGCGGATCAAATTGCGGTGGCGCGAAAGTCTGGGGCCACCTGTGCCGCCGCAGACCCACGATGGATTTGGCTCGACGCTGATACGGCGCATTCTTGAAGGCCAGCTCGACGGTAAGGTCGATTTCTCATTCAGGCCGGACGGCTTGGAATTTCATGCCGAGGCACGATTACCGAGAGAAATTGCGATATGATGCGTGTGGCAATCGGTGCGACGGCGAAATCGTCGCCCAGGGCACGCCGGAAGATATTGTGAAAGTCGCACGCAGTTACACCGGCAAATTCCTGAAGCCGGTGTTGGGGCGCAAGGACGCGGGACGGAAGAAGAAGGGCCAGCAGGCTGGCGGAGTGAATCTAGTAAATTAGCGCAAGTATCGTTTTGGGGGGAAGATGCCAATATTTCCGTCTTTTCATACGTTTTTTGTTCCGGTTGTTCACGCGCTCAGGGCTAGAGGCGGATCGGCCACGATCGAAGAAATGGAAGAAGCCGTTGCGTCGGCGACAAATCTCTCCGAAGCACAACGATCTCAATTGCACGGGGATGGTCCCCGGACAGAATTTAGCTACCGTCTCGCTTGGGCGCGTACTTATTTGAAAAAGGGCGGCGCGCTCGACAATTCAGAAAAAGGAGTTTGGCATCTGACGTCTAAAGGCGATCAGATGTCAGACGACGAAATTCGCTCAATCAAAGCAAAAGTCCGACAACAAAATCGAGAGGCACGAGCTGCTGCAGCATCGGCTTCGGCGGATGAGGAGGACGAGGAAGAGGAAATCGAAGATTCAGCGCAATCTTGGAAAGAGCTTTTACTTGAAACACTGCTGTCCATGACGCCGAGCGGCTTCGAACGGTTATGTCAACGAATTCTTCGAGAATCCGGTTTCATAAAAGTTGAAGTGACTGGAAGAAGTGGAGATGGCGGCATCGACGGCACCGGAGTCTTACGCGTAAATCTCTTGTCATTTCATGTCTTGTTTCAATCCAAACGATATAGAGACTCTGTTGGAGCAGGCGTGGTTCGCGATTTCCGCGGCGCAATGGTCGGGCGTGCTGATAAAGGCTTGGTCATAACTACTGGTACTTTCACAGCGGACGCGCGCAAAGAAGCGACCAGAGACGGAGCGCCAGCCATCGATTTAGTCGACGGCGACGCACTCTGTGATTTATTAAAATCTTTGAAAATAGGCGTCAAAGTAGAGACTGTAGAGTCTGTAACTGTCGATCCAACGGCGCTACTAGCCGTTTAACGATCCAGAGGGCGGCGCGCTTCAAGCTATGGCCTTGTCTCGTTAGAGATGATGGCCTCACCGTCCTTGTCAATCAACTTTAATAGCTCATCGTATGATGAGCATTCGTAGATACTTAAGTTACTTATTTGTTTATCAGCCCTTTTCAACAGGAATGGCAAATCTTCTCGATTCTTGCAGAAGATGACTATTTTTTTATTCAATGCGATCGCGTAGCCAATTTCAACATGCACGCTCGTGGGCAGCTTCGCGAACAAAACGAATAAACAAATCTCACTTAGTTTAAGTTGCCCCAAATCTCTAGTAAGCGCTATTTGCTCACCGTCGAATTTTTTGACAGAAGGAATTTCACTGCCCGCCCAATAAATCCTCTTTACGGATGGACAGCAGATATCAACGGCTTCCTTAAATTCCGCCATTCGTTTGCGCTCGTTTTCGTAAGCAATGGCGGATTGGTGGGACGCCATTGGTGCGCCAATAAAAACCGTTCCAACTTCAGTGCGTTTCGTATCTTTGGGAAAGATGTGACCGAACGGGACATTCGCAAGCGCTCCCACAAAAGTCTGCTCAATGATTCCGTTGATTTTTAGATTGAAAGGAGAATATTGAGTTTGGAAGCGAG
It encodes:
- a CDS encoding HWE histidine kinase domain-containing protein, whose translation is LAALQSYDILDTPRESDFDDVVKILADVCDAPFSTITLIDRERQWHKAAHGIGDLRETGRDVAFCAHTILHDEDLLIVPDATKDARFADNPFVTGEPGLRFYAGAVLRNEDGLPLGTVCVVDYKPRQLDARQRNLLHLMARQVMAQIALRREVAERRAAEQQQQLLIAELHHRVKNTLATVQAVIQMSLRAATDIDSFRDSIVARIASLANTHTLLIDRRWGSISFAELIASELAPYDRTGRLNLEGPDFKLPAQGAVTFGMVLHELTTNASKYGALSRDEGKLAVSWTLVDEGDDQRIKLRWRESLGPPVPPQTHDGFGSTLIRRILEGQLDGKVDFSFRPDGLEFHAEARLPREIAI
- a CDS encoding restriction endonuclease, whose protein sequence is MPIFPSFHTFFVPVVHALRARGGSATIEEMEEAVASATNLSEAQRSQLHGDGPRTEFSYRLAWARTYLKKGGALDNSEKGVWHLTSKGDQMSDDEIRSIKAKVRQQNREARAAAASASADEEDEEEEIEDSAQSWKELLLETLLSMTPSGFERLCQRILRESGFIKVEVTGRSGDGGIDGTGVLRVNLLSFHVLFQSKRYRDSVGAGVVRDFRGAMVGRADKGLVITTGTFTADARKEATRDGAPAIDLVDGDALCDLLKSLKIGVKVETVESVTVDPTALLAV
- a CDS encoding toll/interleukin-1 receptor domain-containing protein; its protein translation is MKIFISWSKDASKQAAIELKKFISEFFRSKSLDIFLSISEIQPGEAWFDKVREAIEGSSVCIIVLTDENELSRWLYFEAGAIAFNTESSKNIVPLLLNSREIDKSSPLSHYQCVRNTPEDLLRLFRTIKKEGKLTGVREEDFQTRFQTQYSPFNLKINGIIEQTFVGALANVPFGHIFPKDTKRTEVGTVFIGAPMASHQSAIAYENERKRMAEFKEAVDICCPSVKRIYWAGSEIPSVKKFDGEQIALTRDLGQLKLSEICLFVLFAKLPTSVHVEIGYAIALNKKIVIFCKNREDLPFLLKRADKQISNLSIYECSSYDELLKLIDKDGEAIISNETRP